The following proteins come from a genomic window of Finegoldia magna ATCC 29328:
- the uvrA gene encoding excinuclease ABC subunit UvrA, with protein MSKDKIIIKGAKENNLKNVDLTIPRNKMVVFTGLSGSGKSSLAFDTIYAEGQRRYVESLSSYARQFLGQMDKPDVEYIEGLSPSISIDQKTTNNNPRSTVGTVTEIYDYFRLLFARVGTAYCPVCGKQIVSQTVDQIVDSVKELEERSRIQILSPVVKGKKGEFKKLLQNLRKDGFIRAIVDGEQVELAEDIELDKNKKHDIDVIVDRIIIKDGIDSRLTDSIETALRLSENNVKVDVIGKEVISYSTSMSCPDGHISYEELEPRDFSFNNPFGMCPHCNGLGFHKKVDEDLVIPNMELSISQGAIDPYQSSKPGGYYYEIIKAIADSYDFPLDKPIKEAPKKMINEILHGSKKNLSFIFDSHFSGRKKFNGKFEGVLKNLEERYNRSTTDSMHQKIGEYMTDVECDYCHGARLKDEYLSVRINEKNIYEICQMPVKDSLQWFKDLELEESKKFIGDEILKEIISRLQFLNDVGLDYLTLDRSASTLSGGESQRIRLATQIGSALVGVVYVLDEPSIGLHQRDNDKLIKALRNLTDIGNTLVVVEHDEDTMKECDYLVDIGPGAGVHGGEVVACGTIDDIIKEKRSITGKYLSGELAIPVPKQRRKPNGYLEFKGCKENNLKNINAKFALSCFNCVTGVSGSGKSSLVNEIVYKKLARDLNNAKMKNGKFKSATGIENLDKVVQIDQSPIGRTPRSNPATYTKVFDLIRDLFASTPEANMRGYQKGRFSFNVKGGRCEACKGDGTIKVEMHFLPDVYVPCDVCKGKRYNRETLQVKYKGKNIADVLDMTIDEALEFFRNFPPIKNKLQTLQDVGLGYIKLGQSSTELSGGEAQRVKLASELSKKSTGKTVYILDEPTTGLHSADIDKLIEVLQRLVDQGNTVIVIEHNLDVIKVADYIIDLGPEGGNGGGEVIFQGTPEKLINKKNSYTGQYLAPKLNR; from the coding sequence ATGAGTAAAGATAAAATTATTATAAAAGGTGCTAAGGAGAATAACCTTAAAAACGTGGACCTAACCATTCCTAGAAATAAAATGGTAGTCTTCACAGGTTTAAGTGGATCAGGTAAATCATCTTTAGCATTTGATACAATATATGCAGAAGGACAGCGAAGATACGTGGAATCTTTGAGTTCTTACGCACGCCAATTTTTAGGTCAAATGGACAAGCCGGATGTAGAATACATTGAAGGATTGTCTCCTTCAATTTCGATAGATCAAAAAACGACTAACAACAACCCACGTTCAACAGTAGGAACTGTTACGGAAATATACGATTATTTTAGACTACTTTTTGCAAGAGTAGGAACTGCTTACTGTCCAGTTTGTGGAAAACAGATTGTCAGCCAGACAGTAGATCAAATTGTAGATAGTGTGAAAGAATTAGAAGAACGTTCCAGAATTCAGATTTTAAGTCCTGTTGTAAAAGGCAAAAAGGGAGAATTCAAGAAACTTCTACAAAATTTGAGAAAAGATGGATTTATTAGAGCAATTGTAGATGGTGAGCAAGTTGAATTAGCAGAAGATATCGAACTAGATAAAAACAAGAAACACGATATTGATGTAATTGTCGACAGAATTATAATTAAAGACGGAATTGATTCGAGACTTACAGATTCTATAGAAACTGCCCTTAGATTATCTGAAAACAATGTAAAAGTTGATGTTATAGGAAAAGAAGTAATTTCTTACAGCACATCGATGAGTTGTCCAGATGGTCACATTTCTTATGAAGAATTAGAGCCAAGAGATTTCTCTTTTAACAATCCTTTCGGAATGTGTCCACATTGTAACGGACTTGGTTTTCATAAAAAAGTTGATGAAGATTTGGTTATTCCTAATATGGAGTTGTCGATTTCACAAGGGGCAATTGATCCTTATCAATCTTCAAAACCAGGCGGATATTATTATGAAATTATAAAAGCAATTGCTGATTCTTATGATTTTCCATTGGATAAACCAATTAAAGAAGCACCTAAGAAAATGATTAATGAGATTTTACATGGATCAAAGAAAAATCTTTCATTTATTTTTGATAGTCATTTTTCTGGAAGAAAAAAATTCAACGGAAAATTTGAAGGAGTTTTGAAAAATTTAGAAGAAAGATATAACAGAAGTACAACAGATTCTATGCATCAAAAAATAGGTGAGTACATGACAGATGTTGAATGCGATTATTGTCATGGTGCTAGATTAAAAGATGAGTATTTATCAGTTAGAATTAATGAGAAAAATATTTATGAAATTTGCCAAATGCCAGTAAAAGATTCTCTTCAATGGTTCAAGGACTTAGAATTAGAAGAATCCAAGAAATTTATCGGTGATGAAATATTGAAGGAAATTATCAGCAGACTTCAATTTTTGAATGATGTAGGGCTTGATTATTTGACTTTGGATAGATCTGCGTCTACTTTATCAGGTGGGGAATCTCAGAGAATAAGATTGGCAACGCAAATTGGATCTGCATTGGTCGGAGTTGTGTATGTATTAGATGAACCTTCAATAGGACTTCACCAAAGAGACAATGATAAATTGATTAAAGCACTTAGAAATTTGACTGATATCGGAAATACTTTAGTTGTGGTTGAACACGACGAAGATACAATGAAAGAATGCGATTATTTAGTAGACATTGGACCTGGAGCAGGGGTTCACGGAGGAGAAGTCGTAGCTTGTGGAACTATAGATGACATAATAAAAGAAAAAAGATCCATTACAGGGAAGTATTTGTCGGGCGAATTGGCAATTCCTGTTCCTAAACAAAGACGAAAGCCAAACGGATATTTAGAATTTAAAGGTTGCAAAGAAAATAACCTAAAAAACATAAATGCAAAATTTGCACTTTCATGTTTTAACTGTGTTACCGGAGTTTCTGGATCTGGAAAATCATCTTTGGTAAATGAAATTGTCTACAAAAAATTAGCTAGAGATTTGAATAATGCAAAGATGAAAAATGGTAAGTTTAAATCAGCGACTGGGATTGAGAATTTGGATAAGGTAGTTCAAATCGATCAATCTCCAATTGGTAGAACTCCACGAAGTAATCCAGCAACTTATACAAAAGTATTTGACTTAATAAGAGATTTGTTTGCATCAACACCTGAAGCGAATATGAGAGGATATCAAAAAGGAAGATTCTCATTTAATGTGAAAGGTGGAAGATGTGAAGCATGTAAAGGTGATGGAACTATAAAGGTGGAAATGCATTTTTTACCAGATGTTTATGTTCCATGCGATGTTTGTAAGGGAAAAAGATACAATAGAGAAACTTTACAAGTAAAATACAAAGGCAAAAATATTGCTGATGTATTGGATATGACAATTGATGAAGCGTTAGAATTTTTCAGAAATTTCCCACCGATTAAAAACAAATTACAAACTTTACAAGATGTTGGTTTGGGCTATATCAAATTGGGACAATCTTCAACAGAATTATCTGGTGGAGAAGCACAAAGAGTAAAACTTGCTAGTGAATTATCTAAAAAAAGCACAGGAAAAACTGTGTATATTTTGGACGAACCAACTACTGGCCTTCACTCTGCAGATATAGATAAATTAATTGAAGTATTACAAAGACTTGTTGATCAAGGAAACACTGTTATTGTTATTGAACACAATCTAGATGTTATTAAGGTTGCGGATTATATTATTGATTTGGGGCCTGAAGGAGGAAATGGTGGAGGAGAGGTAATCTTCCAAGGAACTCCAGAAAAACTAATTAACAAGAAAAATTCTTATACAGGACAATATTTGGCTCCAAAATTGAATCGTTAA